The segment CAGTCGAGCCCGCTGCCTCTGACGATGGTCTCCTGCCGATTCTTGTCGGCGTACACCTTGCGCAAGAGAAGCGGGAAAATCAGGTTGTCGAAAAGAAAGCCGCCGTGCCCAGCACTGTCACCGGCGCCAATCCCTGTGATGCAGACCAGACGTGAGACTTGCTCGATCTTCATCGCGCTCACGAGCGCCCGCGTCGCGGTCGATAGAAGCGTCACCTCGCGGAACGGGCTGGCCGGTGTGCCGAGTACACTGACTACGGCGTCCCGGCCTTTGAGCGCCTGGCGCAAGGCCATCTCGTCGCGGGCGTCTCCGACGATGAGCGTCGCCCCCTCGAGATCACTCGCCTTCTCGGCTGAGCGCACGAGCGCGGTGACGTCGTACCCTCGCGCCACCGCCTGGCTGACGATCAGGCGGCCGGTGCCGCCGGTCGCGCCAAGGACCAGGAGCTTCGGTTGGGGTGTCCGGATGTTGTCGGTTACGGAATCTCGCATGGTAGTTACCTCGGAAAGCGGGACGCCTCCTGGGAGGCAGTCCCGTCGTTCATGTCCCGGGTGATGATCAGAGCCGGCCCTCCGCGAGCAGTCCGCGGGTCCGTTTCAGCGTTGACAGCAAGGCGCTCTTGTAGCCCTTGTCGCCGTTCATCCATTCTTGTTCGGCCTGCTCTTCGGGGCCGTTCGGCGCCTTGCCGCGCAGGCCGAGATAGCAGTAGAACCGAAGTTGAAGCGCGCCGGCTTCGTCCTCGAACAGCTCGTTGATGATCGCGCCTTCGCGCGGACCGGTGACCTGGAAGAAGGTCACCTTGCTCTCCGGCTCGAAGGTGATGATTTCGCGCAAATCATCGCCTGCGATCGTGGCTTCACGCACGATGTGCGTCACGCGCTCCTCCACGACCTCGCAACGGGTGCAGACGTTGGGCGGGAGAAACAGGCGGGCGTCGCGGGCCTTGAGGACCAGGCCTTTCCATGCCTGCGCGCGGGTCAGCGGGGTCTCGCCCTCCGGATTCACCGGAA is part of the Cystobacter ferrugineus genome and harbors:
- a CDS encoding NAD(P)-dependent oxidoreductase produces the protein MRDSVTDNIRTPQPKLLVLGATGGTGRLIVSQAVARGYDVTALVRSAEKASDLEGATLIVGDARDEMALRQALKGRDAVVSVLGTPASPFREVTLLSTATRALVSAMKIEQVSRLVCITGIGAGDSAGHGGFLFDNLIFPLLLRKVYADKNRQETIVRGSGLDWVLVRPSVLTNKPSRDTIRALTDLSSFHGGAISRADVARFALDQVRDDTWVHRSPLITW
- a CDS encoding SRPBCC family protein, which produces MIYSTATVPVNPEGETPLTRAQAWKGLVLKARDARLFLPPNVCTRCEVVEERVTHIVREATIAGDDLREIITFEPESKVTFFQVTGPREGAIINELFEDEAGALQLRFYCYLGLRGKAPNGPEEQAEQEWMNGDKGYKSALLSTLKRTRGLLAEGRL